CGAAATTCGGCGAGCAGCACCGCAAAGGCGAAGAACGGAAAGGTCTCGATGCCGTTCTGGTGCGCGCCGAGCGCGCGTTGCGAGAGGCCATCTTCATAGAAGGCGGGGTCGCGCGGCCGGGAATTGTCGAAGCGGCGAAACCTGATCCATTTGATCGAAGCGATCGTCGCCAGATAGAGTAGCAGCGCTCCAAGGACGCACCATTCCGCGAGTGTCATCGGTCCTCCCCCGCTTGGCCGGACCCTAGCGAAAACCGGCTCATCTTGACAAGTTCGGCGCAACGCGCGACCCACGGACCGCCATGACGACCGTCGTCCCCATCGAGACCGCGAAGCCCGCCGTGCAAGCCAGCCCGCCGCGCGTCGGCGTGCTCCTCATCAATCTCGG
The DNA window shown above is from Bradyrhizobium sp. CB1650 and carries:
- a CDS encoding MAPEG family protein; protein product: MTLAEWCVLGALLLYLATIASIKWIRFRRFDNSRPRDPAFYEDGLSQRALGAHQNGIETFPFFAFAVLLAEFRESPQRLIDELAVLFLIVRIAYVLTYLGNRPTLRSILWSIGFAINLGIFFMPALKRFLPV